The following coding sequences are from one Clostridioides difficile ATCC 9689 = DSM 1296 window:
- a CDS encoding flagellar biosynthesis protein FliZ, translating to MILYLLKILICIPIILILIVLSLKISQGTLLKKYNDKYVKILDIVNISKNNSIIILKIGEEGCIMASSSSSMSKIKDLTKEEVLKIENDIKERNFKIQDFKMERIKKKYDFSRYIGKFTKKEDK from the coding sequence ATGATACTTTATTTACTAAAAATATTAATATGTATCCCAATAATTTTAATATTGATAGTCTTATCTTTAAAAATTAGCCAAGGAACTTTATTAAAAAAATATAATGATAAATATGTAAAAATACTAGATATTGTAAATATAAGTAAAAACAATAGCATAATAATTTTAAAAATAGGTGAAGAAGGATGCATTATGGCATCTTCTTCTTCTAGCATGAGTAAAATAAAAGATTTGACCAAAGAAGAAGTATTAAAAATAGAAAACGACATTAAAGAAAGAAATTTTAAAATTCAAGATTTTAAAATGGAAAGAATTAAAAAGAAATATGATTTCAGTAGATATATTGGAAAATTTACAAAAAAGGAAGATAAGTAA
- the fliQ gene encoding flagellar biosynthesis protein FliQ — protein MSEFMIMSVLKNGMFTGAMIAAPVLIVSLVVGLLISVFQATTQIQEQTLTFVPKLIAILLVVAIGGSWMLHTLISFTSEIFNMISLITK, from the coding sequence ATGAGTGAATTTATGATAATGAGTGTTCTTAAAAATGGCATGTTTACAGGAGCTATGATTGCAGCTCCAGTACTCATTGTTTCTCTTGTAGTTGGGCTTTTAATAAGTGTGTTTCAAGCTACAACTCAAATCCAGGAGCAAACATTGACTTTTGTACCAAAACTAATAGCTATTCTTTTAGTAGTAGCTATCGGTGGAAGCTGGATGTTACATACTCTTATTAGTTTTACTTCTGAGATATTCAATATGATATCTCTTATAACTAAATAA
- a CDS encoding fused FliR family export protein/FlhB family type III secretion system protein yields MIFVFIRIVAFFGTLRILFPAGTPALFKSLFAIIISILISSTMQIEYATNIDNIVLFTLYSVNETITGIMLGYITNLCFYSIRMAGSMMDQQMGLSMINMFDPNSMTQTTLIDNLMNWTALMIFFNMDGHHVLIRGIRYSFELIPIGKPFVDNNIDYIINIFVQCFLTGFKIAIPIVLCLLMADFILGLISRSVPQLNVMIVGMPLKILVGIALFIISIPLIVNQISHLLSQIPKMYEGTFALAPMFFMGSADKTEEATPKKKGEQRKKGNIAKSRELPVAMTLLAFTLLVPTLFSYVVDTLKSSLNYFLSLDFYMNINYSNLEKLVIAGLMDFFKIFLPIAIPFLVLGIIANLFQVGILFTGETLKPNLSKLNPISGFKNMFSMRSLSTLIKDTAIISILAYIGYTFFQDNYLDILKLGNIYLPTLMYTVKDLVYSILSKICVAMIAIAVADYVYQRYSHKKQLRMTKQEVKDEYKNSEGDPEVKAKIKQKQRQISSQRTMQAVPSATVIVTNPTHLSIAVRYEKGKDQAPVVVAKGADYLAFKIREIAKGNDIPIIENKPIARLLYKQVEIDQEIPEDMYQAFAEILVAVYKIKNRYKVPKR; encoded by the coding sequence ATGATTTTTGTATTTATTAGAATAGTAGCATTCTTTGGAACACTAAGAATACTATTTCCAGCTGGTACACCTGCTTTATTTAAGTCACTCTTTGCAATCATTATATCAATATTGATTTCAAGTACTATGCAAATTGAATATGCAACAAATATAGACAACATTGTATTGTTTACCTTATATAGTGTAAATGAGACCATAACTGGGATTATGCTTGGATATATAACCAACCTATGTTTTTATAGTATCAGAATGGCGGGTTCTATGATGGACCAACAGATGGGATTATCAATGATTAATATGTTTGACCCAAATTCAATGACTCAGACAACTTTAATTGATAATCTTATGAACTGGACAGCACTTATGATATTTTTTAACATGGATGGTCATCATGTTTTAATTAGAGGTATAAGGTATAGTTTTGAGTTAATTCCAATAGGAAAACCATTTGTAGATAATAACATAGATTATATAATAAACATATTTGTGCAGTGCTTTTTAACTGGATTCAAAATAGCAATACCTATTGTACTTTGTCTGCTTATGGCAGATTTTATTTTAGGGCTTATATCAAGAAGTGTACCTCAATTAAATGTAATGATAGTTGGTATGCCATTAAAAATATTGGTTGGTATTGCATTATTTATCATATCAATACCTTTAATTGTCAATCAAATAAGTCATTTATTAAGTCAAATACCAAAGATGTATGAGGGAACTTTTGCACTAGCTCCTATGTTTTTTATGGGTTCAGCAGATAAAACAGAAGAAGCTACTCCAAAGAAAAAGGGAGAACAAAGAAAGAAAGGTAATATAGCAAAGAGTAGAGAATTACCCGTTGCAATGACTCTACTTGCATTCACCTTATTAGTACCTACATTATTTTCATATGTAGTAGATACACTTAAATCTTCGCTTAATTATTTTTTGAGTCTAGATTTTTATATGAACATAAATTATTCAAACCTAGAGAAATTAGTTATAGCAGGATTAATGGATTTTTTTAAGATATTTTTACCAATAGCTATTCCCTTTTTAGTTTTAGGCATAATAGCAAACCTATTTCAGGTGGGAATACTGTTTACTGGTGAAACTTTAAAACCAAATTTATCAAAATTAAATCCAATTAGTGGATTCAAAAACATGTTTTCTATGAGAAGTTTGTCAACCTTAATAAAGGATACAGCGATTATATCTATTTTGGCTTACATAGGATATACATTCTTCCAAGATAATTATTTAGATATATTAAAGTTAGGTAACATATACCTACCAACTTTAATGTACACAGTTAAAGACTTAGTATATTCAATATTGAGTAAGATTTGTGTAGCTATGATAGCTATAGCAGTTGCAGATTATGTTTATCAAAGATACAGTCATAAAAAGCAACTGAGAATGACAAAACAAGAAGTTAAAGATGAATATAAAAACTCAGAAGGAGACCCAGAAGTAAAAGCTAAGATAAAACAAAAACAAAGACAAATTTCGTCTCAAAGGACAATGCAAGCAGTACCAAGTGCTACTGTAATAGTAACCAATCCAACCCACTTATCTATAGCAGTGAGATATGAAAAAGGGAAAGACCAAGCTCCAGTAGTGGTGGCAAAAGGTGCAGATTATTTAGCTTTTAAAATAAGGGAAATTGCAAAGGGAAATGACATACCTATAATAGAAAATAAACCTATTGCTAGGTTGTTATATAAGCAAGTAGAAATAGACCAAGAAATTCCAGAGGACATGTATCAAGCTTTTGCAGAGATATTAGTAGCAGTATATAAAATCAAAAATAGATACAAAGTCCCCAAAAGGTAG
- the fliP gene encoding flagellar type III secretion system pore protein FliP (The bacterial flagellar biogenesis protein FliP forms a type III secretion system (T3SS)-type pore required for flagellar assembly.) encodes MELLSKLPLADVPYTSSMQLFLFLTALMFLPFVMFMMTSFVRIVISLSFLKSALGAQQAIPSQILVGLAIVLTIFIMRPVLNEINEKALQPYMKEEVTMEEAMKEAEGPIKEFLLTQTRQTDLDLFVEQAGLKEKKLTRENIPLSVVVPAFAISELKTAFQIGFLIYIPFLIIDLVVASVLMSMGMFMLPPVMISLPFKLLLFVMVDGWNLIVKTLILGFG; translated from the coding sequence ATGGAACTATTATCAAAATTACCTTTGGCTGATGTACCATATACAAGTTCAATGCAATTGTTTTTATTTCTAACTGCATTAATGTTTTTACCATTTGTAATGTTCATGATGACAAGCTTTGTCAGAATAGTTATAAGTTTATCATTTTTGAAATCAGCATTAGGAGCACAGCAAGCAATTCCAAGTCAAATTTTGGTAGGACTTGCAATAGTATTGACAATATTTATAATGAGACCAGTATTAAATGAGATAAACGAAAAGGCATTACAACCATATATGAAAGAAGAAGTTACTATGGAAGAAGCTATGAAGGAAGCAGAAGGACCTATTAAAGAGTTTTTATTAACACAAACCAGACAGACAGATTTAGATTTATTTGTAGAACAGGCTGGTTTAAAAGAAAAGAAATTAACTCGTGAAAATATACCACTATCTGTTGTAGTTCCAGCATTTGCTATAAGCGAACTAAAAACTGCTTTTCAAATAGGTTTTTTAATATATATACCATTTTTGATAATAGACCTTGTTGTGGCAAGTGTTTTGATGTCTATGGGTATGTTTATGTTGCCTCCAGTCATGATATCATTACCATTTAAGTTATTATTATTTGTAATGGTGGATGGATGGAACTTGATAGTAAAAACATTGATATTGGGATTTGGATAG